One Pelecanus crispus isolate bPelCri1 unplaced genomic scaffold, bPelCri1.pri SCAFFOLD_38, whole genome shotgun sequence DNA segment encodes these proteins:
- the LOC142597030 gene encoding maestro heat-like repeat-containing protein family member 2B, with translation MARLYIFLLGLVLPQFLMAFAQREQCTDLGDPAAMRRMRVLRALCPCMCSQARPVHSEDGGRATGTVPAAVTTFAAVGTSLLKQLQDHEGDRVETYRELERILQGDDGCLTSGVVNRLIAEASSDMRAAQGVTGDVKTAASDVLVALARSHFHFVMSELQSHLKAMGKVPDETVLLTLGKMARSYALRCIPFVGMTLLALRTVLSQVGSGQILHVVCSVLEQWSKAVNTYFGNREQCPFPLKGVAHFCEAIYPVFRYVVVNWLDCKDEEDKQAVLGAVAAMMGVLLHEEQHREHACEQLLWLLHQYQEVRDTSRVTKSLSYVLEILEGVQTPIPQGTALAISTAVHRQLSDVTKEPGPAHKAVLSRCIMLQAQSCPEETVVFLHSQLSGGSEASCVAALGLLGALAHSDAPATREKLPQVVEAVRSVCNDPSAQVRRAVLEFIRELLSSGSESRWAWDVVGHIFIEFRRTSGRLVAGGLFACETQEDGALQALCMDILSSLDVSLRGMTKLLWPRLLQYVVPAQYSGMLIPLSCCLRALVERWERAGCKEEEEDLDGMDSQEQAQLPAPQALLTRLLVVAAAPYASSERTVAALQLLQALHGTIHRALGPVWATEIPLLLQYLEGKTESSVDSAEWEHRVLKFLRASLEPIEDKAWTVGLSQELSQQLGSSAPSSWEKFFLYKALGTALAACRDLRYVQGQVLRFLQETSPVELSEAQGMISVVSHAAESHFHLVLDTVTMFSAAFTRGWFYQTSTGWKVQRWKKEKAQGIRAALMRTYSGIALHAPKEQLLTRVDKEIMGNILRLSRAKQRDLQLKLALVQSITEVSCAIQAVGDCSNFELSSKQEATQTLLDWIKGEPWDSLVYGVFQALEELSKLRPPLSRVENCNLLAVCCQSVLSYPSKEQMNKRRKIARAAVNMQVLHRRSMEDLGHLIETLLEAEETSACFDDVVHRGCPCKQFGSLVGLLGTLTNDCLAASRKKAWVCLSYLLQMQAKTMKVVPQADEIRCLCEALNSPDTETLVETCTKLAKAVCKCIPPAQATDFLTAILDRLLHVTPACARAVWKWVFIFLVECRKEILQEEGIKKALSPSFSSSFIQVPKILNTLYTYMQQSTHRPFLLHMVFLLARSHHEAVISSLLQKGLPMDRYDSDMVELWRSLGRSVLGIQILRCLVEKLNRAGNNHLGTHSSARERHSRQTALETLSLTRAISEVVLALRSTEELRQLLPHLLPSLMRRARETLGEERLLSPISSWRQLFLEGQVLEEKPCRIFLSAIELVLGKCMAQKWMRLLMNWAVWARLEDPLAHPEGVCLLSSVLLHAGLISPCVVRNLLPWLDSSSVKLRVSATAFFAELKEAERKLKAMREMAEGSQQLEKEQERQS, from the exons ATGGCCAGGCTCTATATCTTCCtcctggggctggtgctgccccagTTTCTCATGGCTTTTGCCCAGAGAGAGCAGTGCACTGATCTGGGAGATCCTGCTGCCATGAGGAGGATGAGAGTGCTGAGAG ctctgtgccCATGCATGTGTTCCCAGGCCAGACCTGTGCATTCTGAGGATGGAGGCAGGGCAACAGGGACTGTCCCTGCGGCCGTCACTACCTTTGCGGCCGTTGGGACTTCTCTGCTAAAGCAGCTGCAAGACCATGAG GGTGACCGAGTGGAGACATACCGGGAGCTGGAGAGGATCTTGCAGGGAGATGATGGCTGTTTGACAAGCGGTGTCGTGAACCGCCTAATAGCAGAGGCATCCAGTGACATGcgagcagcccag GGTGTGACAGGTGATGTGAAGACGGCCGCTAGCGATGTCCTGGTGGCTCTGGCCCGCTCCCACTTCCACTTTGTCATGTCTGAGCTCCAGAGCCACCTGAAGGCCATGGGGAAGGTCCCTGACGAGactgtgctcctcaccttggGCAAAATGGCCCGCAGCTATG ccctgcggTGCATCCCCTTCGTGGGGATGACGCTGCTCGCCCTGCGCACTGTGCTGAGCCAGGTGGGGAGTGGCCAGATCTTGCACGTTGTCTGCAGTG TTCTTGAGCAATGGTCAAAAGCAGTCAATACATACTTTGGCAACCGGGAGCAATGCCCGTTCCCTCTCAAGGGGGTAGCACACTTCTGTGAAGCCATTTACCCGGTGTTCCGCTATGTGGTGGTAAATTGGCTGGACTGCAAGGATGAAGAG GACAAGCAGGCTGTCCTCGGGGCAGTGGCTGCCATGATGGGGGTCCTTCTGCATGAGGAGCAGCACCGAGAGCATGCCTGTGAGCAGCTCCTCTGGCTCCTGCACCAATACCAGGAGGTCCGAGACACCTCCCGGGTCACCAAG AGCCTCAGCTATGTCCTGGAGATACTGGAGGGAGTTCAGACGCCCATCCCACAGGGCACGGCTCTTGCCATCAGCACCGCTGTGCACCGCCAG CTCTCTGATGTGACCAAGGAGCCTGGCCCAGCCCATAAGGCAGTGCTATCCCGCTGCATCATGCTGCAGG CGCAAAGCTGCCCTGAGGAGACGGTTGTGTTTCTACACTCCCAGCTGAGCGGTGGGAGCGAAGCCAGTTGCGTGGCAGCCCTGGGCCTGCTGGGAGCCCTGGCCCACTCTGATG CACCTGCGACAAGAGAGAAGCTGCCCCAGGTGGTGGAGGCCGTGCGGTCCGTGTGCAACGACCCCAGTGCCCAG GTGCGAAGGGCAGTTCTGGAGTTCATCAGGGAGCTGCTCAGCTCCGGCTCTGAGAGCCGCTGGGCATGGGATGTGGTGGGGCACATCTTCATCGAGTTCAGACGGACCTCGGGCAGACTG GTGGCAGGAGGCCTTTTTGCCTGCGAAACCCAAGAGGATGGAGCTCTTCAAGCCCTGTGCATGGACATCCTGAGCTCGCTGGATGTCTCTCTGAGAGGGATGACCAAA ctcctgtggcCAAGGCTGCTGCAGTATGTGGTGCCAGCCCAGTACAGCGGCATGCTGATCCCGCTCTCCTGCTGTCTCCGAGCCCTAGTTGAGAGATGGGAGAGAGCAGGgtgcaaggaagaagaggaagatctGGATGGCATGGACTCCCAGGAGCAAG cccagctgccggctCCCCAGGCCCTGTTGACTCGACTGCTG GTGGTGGCAGCGGCTCCTTACGCGAGCAGCGAACGCACGGTCGCTgccttgcagctgctgcaggctctcCACGGCACGATCCACAGAGCCTTGGGGCCAGTGTGGGCGACCGAGatccccctcctgctgcagtaCCTGGAAG GAAAAACCGAGAGCTCCGTGGACTCTGCAGAGTGGGAGCACCGTGTGCTTAAG TTCCTGCGAGCATCGCTGGAGCCCATCGAGGACAAGGCCTGGACTGTGGGCCTGAGCCAGGagctgagccagcagctgggcagctctgcccccagctcctgggagaAG tttttcctgtacAAGGCTCTTGGGACAGCGCTGGCAGCTTGTCGGGACCTCAGATATGTCCAAGGGCAGGTGCTGAGGTTCCTCCAGGAGACAAGCCCCGTGGAGCTGTCTGAGGCCCAG GGAATGATTTCTGTTGTGTCCCATGCTGCCGAGAGCCACTTCCACTTGGTCCTGGACACAGTGACTATGTTCTCTGCCGCTTTCACCAGAGGCTGGTTCTATCAGACTTCCACGGGCTGGAAG GTACAGCggtggaagaaggagaaagcccAGGGCATTCGCGCTGCTCTCATGCGCACCTACAGCGGCATTGCGCTGCATGCCCCCAAGGAGCAGCTGCTCACCCGTGTGGATAAAGAAATCATGGGCAACATCCTGCGGCTCTCCAGAGCCAAACAGAGG GACTTGCAGCTCAAGCTCGCCCTGGTGCAGAGCATCACTGAGGTCAGCTGTGCCATCCAGGCTGTGGGCGACTGCAGCAACTTTGAGCTCTCCTCAAAGCAGGAGGCGACGCAGACCCTGCTG GACTGGATAAAGGGGGAGCCCTGGGACTCCCTAGTGTATGGAGTGTTTCAGGCCCTGGAGGAGTTGAG CAAGCTGAGGCCACCTCTGAGCAGGGTGGAAAATTGCAACCTGCTGGCAGTGTGCTGCCAGAGTGTCTTGTCCTATCCTTCCAAGGAGCAGATGaacaagagaaggaagataGCGAGGGCAGCGGTGAACATGCAG gTTCTGCACAGGAGAAGCATGGAAGATCTGGGGCATCTTATAGAAACCCttctggaggcagaggagaccTCTGCCTGCTTTGATGACGTGGTCCAT AGAGGATGTCCTTGCAAGCAGTTTGGCTCCCTGGTGGGACTGCTGGGGACTCTGACCAACGACTGCCTGGCCGCGTCCCGCAAGAAGGCATGGGTCTGCCTCAGCTACCTTCTCCAAATGCAAG CCAAGACCATGAAGGTGGTGCCTCAGGCAGATGAGATCAGGTGCCTTTGTGAGGCACTGAACAGCCCAGACACCGAGACTCTGGTGGAGACCTGTACCAAACTAGCAAAG GCTGTTTGCAAATGCATCCCTCCAGCACAGGCTACGGACTTTCTGACTGCCATCCTGGACAGATTGCTGCATGTCACACCTGCATGTGCAAGAGCAGTGTGGAAGTGGGTGTTCATCTTCCTGGTggaatgcagaaaggaaatactCCAGGAG GAGGGGATAAAGAAGGCACTGagcccttctttctcctcttctttcattCAGGTGCCAAAAATCCTGAACACCCTTTACACCTACATGCAGCAGAGCACCCACAGGCCCTTCCTGCTCCATATGGTGTTTCTTCTCGCCCGCTCTCACCATGAGGCTGTGATCAGCAGTCTCCTGCAGAAAGGTCTGCCTATGGACAGGTATGACAG TGACATGGTGGAGCTGTGgaggagcctgggaagaagcgTCCTTGGGATTCAGATCCTGAGGTGCTTAGTAGAGAAACTaaacagagcaggaaacaaCCACCTGGGGACTCACTCCTCTGCTCGTGAGCGGCACAGCCGTCAGACTGCTCTGGAGACTCTGTCG CTCACCCGTGCCATCTCCGAGGTGGTGCTTGCCCTGAGGAGCACAGAGGAGCTCAGGCAACTGCTTCCCCACCTTCTTCCCAGCCTCATGAGGCGGGCCAGGGAAACGCTGGGTGAGGAGAGGCTGCTTTCCCCCATAAGCAGCTGGAGACAACTGTTCCTTGAGGGCCAGGTGCTTGAAGAGAAGCCGTGCAG gattttcctttcagctATAGAGTTGGTGCTAGGCAAATGCATGGCGCAGAAATGGATGCGGCTGCTCATGAATTGGGCAGTGTGGGCTCGCCTGGAAGACCCCCTGGCTCACCCTGAGGGGGTGTGTCTCCTGAGCAG CGTCCTGCTCCATGCTGGGCTCATCTCCCCCTGTGTGGTGAGGAACCTCTTGCCATGGCTGGATTCCTCCTCAGTTAAGCTGCGGGTGAGTGCTACAGCTTTCTTTGCTGAG